A window from bacterium encodes these proteins:
- a CDS encoding 6-bladed beta-propeller translates to MLYHSKLSRTGTICIVALMVAVTITSALALPSFIHATRTLDGITVQPERVAVAPNGIVYLSEPQSNRILAVSTEGIVVGSIPVANVIAVGVLPNGSLLASHGTQVDCYNANGTFQFSLGNGIGEFNKAGEIAVATDGSIYVTDTRQHVVKVYQPDGTFRFAFGSRGSANGQFVFPTGIALSANETEVFVADQGNSRINVYSRTGSYLRSFGRATYQVGSSWVFDGTFTRVQGISVDQLNRLYISDLYQNDVQVLSAQGEFLGRIVPGTSLPFAHPADLVVSGNQLYILSTFSNQVFAYSIDGVTSVNNPAAAIVSHFALNNNYPNPFNGTTRIPFALKQNGKVSLTIWNVLGQQVGTLINANMNAGYHEVVWNTTSGSYGAVTSGVYYCKLSVVDESGTSLYQSTGKMLFLK, encoded by the coding sequence ATGTTATATCACTCGAAACTCTCACGCACCGGAACGATTTGCATCGTTGCACTCATGGTCGCCGTGACCATCACGTCTGCCCTTGCGCTTCCTTCCTTTATCCATGCCACTCGCACCCTTGACGGGATTACCGTCCAGCCGGAGCGGGTCGCTGTAGCTCCCAATGGCATAGTTTATCTGTCCGAACCTCAAAGCAACCGGATCTTAGCTGTTTCGACCGAGGGGATCGTTGTGGGTTCGATTCCGGTTGCTAATGTAATCGCTGTTGGTGTTCTTCCGAATGGCTCACTACTTGCCAGCCACGGAACCCAAGTCGATTGCTACAATGCGAATGGCACTTTTCAATTCTCATTGGGTAACGGGATCGGCGAATTCAACAAGGCAGGCGAGATTGCTGTTGCAACCGATGGTTCGATCTATGTGACCGATACCCGCCAACACGTTGTCAAAGTATACCAACCTGATGGAACTTTCCGGTTTGCATTCGGCAGCCGTGGTTCCGCCAACGGACAATTTGTATTTCCGACCGGCATCGCCCTAAGCGCAAACGAAACCGAAGTTTTTGTTGCCGATCAAGGCAATAGCCGCATCAACGTATATAGCCGCACCGGCAGCTATCTTCGTAGTTTCGGCCGTGCAACCTATCAAGTCGGTTCAAGCTGGGTATTTGATGGTACGTTTACCCGCGTTCAGGGAATTTCGGTCGATCAACTGAATCGACTCTACATTTCTGATTTGTATCAGAATGATGTACAAGTTCTTTCAGCCCAAGGCGAATTCTTAGGCAGAATCGTTCCTGGAACCAGTCTTCCCTTCGCTCATCCTGCAGATTTGGTCGTAAGTGGTAACCAACTCTATATCCTTTCGACTTTCTCGAATCAAGTGTTCGCATATTCCATCGATGGCGTTACCAGTGTCAACAATCCAGCCGCCGCGATTGTTTCGCACTTTGCGCTGAATAACAATTATCCCAACCCCTTTAATGGTACGACTCGAATTCCGTTCGCCCTTAAGCAAAACGGTAAAGTATCGTTGACCATTTGGAACGTACTGGGTCAGCAAGTCGGTACTCTCATCAATGCGAATATGAATGCGGGATACCATGAAGTCGTTTGGAACACTACCTCCGGCAGCTACGGCGCAGTGACCAGCGGTGTTTATTATTGCAAACTTTCCGTTGTCGACGAATCCGGAACCTCTCTTTACCAGTCGACCGGTAAAATGCTCTTTTTGAAGTAA
- a CDS encoding ATP-binding protein, with product MLIKKFSLRYRIIASMVLAMTIPIAISSWISMNEHRELMIAQHKRYQQSLIQLALNSVMLFMDTNHPTEIHNSLTGLRDETHIKSIRVISNEGIIRYSSSHHEIGSAVPDSLWRRLSKKPIDMKTQDVIDFTNQTMTLVMRIPKEQRCLACHDEQSLNLGYISIVDDISNINTELNIHLREYLVLSTGIILTVVLTIFGIHLRFVQRNIKHMGGAISKVERGDFRSHIPVDDSEEIGTLARSFNGMIDRLNVMREELRIAHLKELERADKLASVGQLAASMAHEIKNPVAGISSAMQVLIEDPDQDQQNVQIFEEIARQVTRIDHAVNSLLYFARPSEPRMSFTSVDTLLEFSMKLILQQARQANVVVKQHVDENIPELYVDPGQIEQVLVNLSINGIQAMPSGGTLTISVTYQKESDKIFFRINDTGEGIPPEKLKEIFKPFYTSKHKGTGLGLSICTGIITRHGGELFVDSVVGAGSTFSFVLPRASLASQSKL from the coding sequence ATGCTAATAAAAAAATTCAGTTTGCGATACCGGATCATCGCCTCGATGGTCTTAGCAATGACGATACCCATTGCCATATCGAGCTGGATTTCGATGAACGAGCACCGGGAGTTAATGATTGCACAACACAAGCGATATCAGCAGTCGCTGATACAACTCGCCTTGAACAGCGTCATGCTGTTTATGGACACCAACCACCCCACTGAAATCCACAACTCCCTGACAGGACTACGCGATGAAACCCACATCAAATCGATTCGAGTCATTTCCAATGAGGGTATAATTCGTTACAGCTCGAGTCATCATGAAATCGGTTCTGCCGTTCCCGATTCGTTGTGGCGGCGCTTATCTAAGAAACCGATTGATATGAAGACGCAAGATGTCATCGATTTCACAAACCAAACAATGACACTCGTTATGCGGATACCTAAGGAGCAGCGCTGTTTGGCTTGTCATGACGAACAAAGTCTCAACTTGGGTTACATAAGTATCGTCGACGACATATCTAACATAAACACCGAGCTGAATATCCACCTTCGCGAATATTTAGTGTTATCGACCGGGATAATACTTACCGTCGTGTTGACGATATTTGGTATTCACCTCCGTTTTGTTCAGCGCAACATAAAGCACATGGGCGGCGCAATATCAAAAGTCGAGCGGGGCGATTTTCGCTCGCATATCCCGGTTGACGACTCAGAAGAGATTGGGACATTAGCGCGCTCGTTCAATGGCATGATCGATCGCTTGAATGTGATGCGCGAAGAGCTGCGGATTGCACACTTGAAGGAATTGGAACGTGCCGATAAACTTGCCAGTGTCGGGCAGTTGGCTGCGAGCATGGCACATGAGATAAAAAATCCGGTTGCCGGCATCTCCAGTGCGATGCAAGTCTTGATTGAAGACCCCGATCAGGACCAGCAAAATGTCCAGATTTTTGAAGAAATCGCCCGTCAAGTAACACGCATTGATCACGCCGTGAATAGTTTGTTGTATTTTGCTCGACCGAGTGAACCACGGATGTCATTCACTTCGGTTGACACCCTGTTGGAATTTTCGATGAAACTGATTCTTCAACAGGCACGACAAGCGAATGTAGTTGTCAAACAGCATGTGGATGAAAACATCCCGGAGTTGTATGTCGATCCCGGACAAATCGAACAAGTTCTGGTGAATCTTTCGATAAATGGCATTCAAGCAATGCCGTCCGGAGGTACATTAACGATTTCGGTGACATACCAAAAAGAGTCAGACAAGATATTCTTTCGAATCAACGATACCGGAGAAGGTATCCCACCCGAAAAATTGAAAGAGATTTTCAAGCCGTTCTACACCTCCAAGCATAAGGGAACCGGTCTTGGACTATCGATTTGCACCGGTATCATTACCCGCCATGGCGGCGAGTTGTTTGTAGATAGTGTTGTAGGCGCTGGTTCAACATTTTCATTCGTTTTACCACGGGCTTCCCTTGCTTCCCAATCCAAGCTGTAG
- a CDS encoding sigma-54 dependent transcriptional regulator yields MSDYKIKLLIIDDEKLIGWSLAKQFEKDGYQTFTALSGEEGLEVFRRESPEVVFLDNRLPKKSGLEVLKEIRHHSQSTIVIFMTAYGSTETAVEAMKLGAYDYVNKPFQYNDVNSIVEQAVKANKLDAEVLDIRRKLMSRYGFSSIIGESSQMMHIFEIIRKITHSEASTVLIYGESGTGKEVVARAIHYESNRFQKPFVAINCAALPETLLESELFGYERGAFTDAKQMKRGQFELAEGGTLLLDEIGELSIQMQVKLLRALETRTFKRLGGTQDTKIDVRVIAATNRDLQAAIAEGRFRQDLYFRLKVVTVQLPPLRERPEDILILSTYFINHFNREFSKKVTGLDEPARCAMLAYEWPGNVRELKNVIEHSLVLENDTLIRLEHLPIEILGKKPQKVDPSAVQLEFPVTGFPLEEIEKLAIQKALNYANGNQSKAAALLSVTRDTIRYKMKKFGLLD; encoded by the coding sequence GTGTCGGATTACAAAATCAAATTGTTGATCATCGACGATGAAAAGTTGATCGGCTGGTCGTTAGCCAAACAATTTGAAAAGGACGGTTATCAGACTTTTACAGCTTTGTCGGGGGAAGAAGGACTCGAAGTGTTCCGTCGGGAATCCCCGGAAGTGGTGTTCCTCGATAACCGGTTACCCAAGAAATCGGGATTGGAAGTCCTGAAAGAAATTCGACATCACTCACAATCCACCATCGTCATCTTTATGACTGCCTACGGATCTACCGAGACCGCCGTCGAAGCTATGAAACTCGGTGCCTACGATTATGTGAACAAACCGTTTCAATACAACGATGTCAATTCAATTGTCGAACAAGCAGTTAAGGCAAACAAACTCGACGCGGAAGTTCTGGATATCCGTCGTAAGCTTATGAGCCGCTACGGTTTTTCCAGCATCATCGGCGAATCGAGCCAGATGATGCACATCTTTGAGATTATCCGAAAGATAACACATTCAGAAGCTTCGACAGTTTTGATTTATGGCGAATCCGGCACCGGCAAGGAAGTAGTCGCCCGGGCGATTCATTACGAATCAAATCGTTTCCAGAAACCATTTGTAGCGATTAACTGTGCAGCATTACCGGAAACCCTATTAGAGAGCGAGTTGTTTGGCTATGAGCGTGGTGCATTTACCGACGCCAAGCAGATGAAACGCGGACAGTTCGAGTTGGCGGAGGGGGGCACCCTGCTCCTCGATGAAATCGGTGAACTCAGTATCCAAATGCAGGTGAAATTACTTAGAGCGTTGGAAACCCGAACATTTAAACGACTGGGTGGTACACAGGACACCAAAATCGATGTCCGGGTCATAGCAGCGACGAATCGTGACCTTCAAGCAGCAATAGCTGAAGGGCGGTTCCGGCAGGATCTTTATTTTCGTCTGAAAGTCGTCACGGTGCAGCTTCCCCCTCTGCGAGAACGTCCCGAAGATATTCTGATACTGTCTACTTACTTCATTAATCACTTCAACAGGGAATTTTCCAAAAAAGTTACCGGACTTGATGAACCAGCTCGATGTGCAATGCTTGCGTACGAGTGGCCGGGAAATGTCCGTGAGCTCAAGAATGTGATTGAACATAGTCTCGTACTCGAAAATGATACCCTCATCCGGTTAGAGCATCTTCCAATAGAAATCCTTGGCAAAAAGCCTCAAAAAGTAGATCCCAGCGCTGTCCAATTAGAGTTTCCGGTCACCGGATTCCCTTTAGAGGAAATCGAGAAGCTGGCAATCCAGAAAGCACTTAACTACGCCAACGGCAACCAATCAAAAGCGGCAGCTTTGCTTTCAGTCACCCGTGACACAATTCGTTACAAAATGAAGAAGTTCGGATTACTCGATTGA
- a CDS encoding cytochrome c3 family protein, whose product MAFRMMKRVVIVAITLLIGYLTLSGAGSAPLLQVMYPSKSKMEVSTPHHYLVGDVDTFTVTRLELSRTTERIDQMTAKSGSIRSEFVKKVSGLFSRDFQITNFEITVFSLKPNTKEVKHSIYFPAQNRVNRDAFWQSHEFQSIYEKVFKDSLFRGLNFVAKGNLVSHVELSKRRLLDKLGSKFVMRVDLSPGQNDYTLRAMDNSDRILEEHRYSFLYKPAVSEEIKSLPGYEAVKFHTPEQEQNCASCHRMKPNASELTSNTATVRLCYPCHVWVTASTNVHYPITEWNCFYCHSAPKSGESGFDVSDKRKSDQTCFECHEDLKDALAKTDFPHAPAGSGDCLICHNPHGSDFRGMSVMKPNDLCLSCHEKKYSKDHPVMMHPVQGVRDSKSPKQELSCVSCHNPHYGSNEKLFYKATGTFQLCQECHKK is encoded by the coding sequence ATGGCATTTCGAATGATGAAACGGGTAGTTATCGTTGCAATCACTCTTCTGATCGGGTACTTAACTCTATCGGGAGCTGGCTCTGCACCTTTGCTACAGGTGATGTATCCTTCTAAAAGCAAGATGGAAGTGTCGACGCCTCATCATTATCTCGTGGGAGATGTCGATACGTTTACGGTAACCCGATTGGAATTGTCGCGCACTACCGAGCGGATTGATCAAATGACAGCAAAGTCCGGTTCCATTCGTAGTGAGTTTGTGAAAAAGGTTAGTGGATTGTTTTCCCGTGATTTCCAGATTACTAATTTTGAAATCACAGTGTTTTCCTTGAAACCGAATACGAAAGAAGTGAAGCATTCGATTTACTTCCCCGCACAGAATCGAGTCAACCGGGATGCTTTTTGGCAATCACACGAGTTTCAATCGATTTATGAGAAGGTTTTTAAGGATTCGTTGTTCCGTGGTCTCAATTTTGTCGCGAAAGGTAATCTTGTTTCCCATGTCGAGTTATCAAAACGGCGGTTGCTGGACAAACTCGGTTCAAAATTTGTCATGCGGGTCGATTTATCACCCGGACAAAATGATTATACGCTTCGTGCGATGGACAATTCCGACCGAATTTTAGAGGAACACCGTTACTCATTCCTGTATAAACCAGCAGTGAGCGAAGAAATCAAGAGTTTACCGGGATACGAAGCGGTGAAGTTTCACACGCCGGAACAAGAACAAAACTGTGCCAGTTGCCACCGGATGAAACCGAATGCATCGGAGTTGACTTCGAATACGGCAACTGTCCGATTGTGTTATCCTTGCCATGTCTGGGTGACTGCCAGTACCAATGTTCACTATCCCATTACCGAATGGAATTGTTTCTACTGTCACAGTGCACCAAAATCCGGTGAATCCGGGTTCGATGTTTCCGATAAACGCAAAAGCGATCAAACCTGTTTTGAGTGTCACGAAGACCTGAAGGATGCTTTGGCGAAAACCGATTTTCCCCATGCTCCTGCTGGTTCCGGTGATTGTCTTATTTGCCATAACCCGCACGGCAGCGATTTTCGCGGGATGTCAGTCATGAAGCCGAACGACCTTTGTCTTTCCTGCCATGAGAAGAAATACAGCAAGGATCACCCTGTGATGATGCATCCCGTGCAGGGCGTTCGTGACAGCAAGTCTCCGAAACAAGAACTATCGTGCGTAAGCTGCCACAATCCGCACTATGGAAGTAATGAGAAACTCTTTTATAAAGCGACCGGAACCTTCCAGCTTTGTCAGGAGTGCCACAAAAAATGA
- a CDS encoding OmpA family protein — protein MNVRLYKHRIDQWRDCHSVPLNLSILVLLLILGIVPANAQTLFGQSGALSTPSADTYPAGNFSVGSYFRSSCFQPERFDATSVYLITGLSPTTEASFSFPGIWGNKTPPAHFEIPAQISFKQKVYSLPKNRFRFAVEGIMQRRPMGEDSVYDQSANWGLGVIGSSTFGRNTYHLFYSRMVSRGNKKSPQDFAGAGLDRSISEKLVFNSDIYVVSENFFTQRKEITTMMGFRYRVNSYFHAIGGGGVGITKGSNDWQYFLGLSFTTDIKKSIYTTLTETVPPPPPQSDLYEQPGYDIAAGIPPPGSPEIIEAPHKNGNGNGNGNGKKKPPFIFTRLFFDENSFELSEFEQQNLQLISRDINKIGRDQCLTVIGHSDPTGSNQENYAIAMTRALTVAGKIIDSAGLSPESVIIGGAGEVMLSDRRTTSNALQMNRRVELRTCNRLSVQLDTIPEDSCTIRQAIQWRSGSHGIAKGFKQLSVQMANCLTKLGELQPEEFYIISPKWDPQVDYRTTVYRTALFWLYTVQTKQIAPERCFLKLQPELNFAGETEKNAASEVGIDAQLIHVETGSDSATVRIRFTNQQKSVKRSVYIVVTANIDGKQISVVGDTLPEDAIPEYNTGKRYQFKHQIEREFSFPLTTQGSSKPDFQVYFYDANGKTLGTTQALKSEGLSPRWAKRFAEALHLSEKAVEQPSDLEISIRKYRSNDVRDFNTAEK, from the coding sequence ATGAACGTACGTCTGTACAAACATCGAATTGATCAATGGCGCGACTGTCATTCCGTTCCGCTCAACTTGTCTATCCTTGTTTTGTTGTTGATTCTCGGTATTGTGCCAGCCAATGCACAAACCCTTTTCGGACAAAGTGGTGCGCTTTCCACTCCTTCCGCTGACACCTATCCTGCAGGAAATTTCTCGGTTGGAAGTTACTTTCGTTCTTCATGTTTTCAGCCAGAACGGTTCGACGCTACCAGTGTTTATTTGATTACTGGATTAAGTCCAACCACCGAAGCGAGTTTTTCTTTCCCGGGAATTTGGGGTAACAAAACACCACCTGCTCATTTTGAAATCCCGGCGCAAATCAGCTTCAAGCAAAAAGTGTATTCCTTACCGAAAAACCGCTTCCGCTTTGCGGTAGAAGGAATCATGCAACGCCGCCCGATGGGGGAAGATTCCGTATATGATCAAAGTGCAAATTGGGGTCTCGGTGTAATAGGCAGCAGTACATTTGGTCGAAATACCTATCATCTGTTTTACAGTCGCATGGTGTCTCGCGGCAACAAGAAGAGTCCACAGGATTTTGCCGGCGCTGGATTGGATCGCTCGATTTCCGAGAAATTGGTTTTCAATTCCGATATTTATGTCGTGTCCGAGAATTTCTTTACCCAGCGCAAAGAAATCACTACGATGATGGGTTTTCGTTATCGGGTGAACTCCTATTTCCATGCAATTGGTGGCGGCGGTGTCGGTATTACCAAGGGTAGCAATGATTGGCAGTATTTCCTCGGACTTTCGTTTACAACCGACATCAAGAAATCCATCTATACAACCTTAACAGAAACGGTTCCACCCCCACCACCGCAAAGCGATCTTTACGAACAGCCCGGTTACGACATTGCCGCAGGTATTCCACCACCCGGATCACCGGAAATCATTGAAGCTCCGCATAAGAATGGCAATGGGAATGGTAATGGCAACGGTAAGAAGAAACCACCATTTATTTTTACCCGGTTGTTCTTCGATGAGAATTCATTTGAGCTAAGTGAATTCGAGCAACAGAACCTCCAGTTAATTTCGCGGGACATTAATAAAATCGGTCGCGACCAGTGTTTAACGGTTATCGGTCACTCCGATCCCACCGGTTCGAATCAAGAGAACTATGCCATTGCGATGACTCGTGCGTTAACCGTTGCGGGAAAGATTATCGACAGTGCCGGGTTATCGCCGGAGAGCGTCATTATTGGCGGCGCGGGCGAAGTAATGTTGTCGGATCGAAGAACGACATCGAATGCGTTGCAGATGAACCGGCGTGTCGAACTTCGCACCTGTAATCGGTTAAGTGTGCAATTGGACACGATACCTGAAGATAGTTGTACCATTCGTCAAGCAATTCAATGGCGTTCAGGCTCACACGGTATAGCAAAAGGTTTCAAACAGCTTTCCGTACAAATGGCGAACTGTCTGACGAAACTGGGCGAATTGCAACCAGAAGAATTCTATATCATCTCACCGAAGTGGGATCCCCAAGTTGATTATCGGACAACGGTTTACCGGACAGCGCTATTTTGGTTGTACACTGTGCAAACAAAGCAAATAGCACCCGAACGTTGTTTTCTTAAACTTCAGCCCGAATTGAATTTTGCCGGTGAAACTGAGAAGAATGCAGCATCGGAAGTTGGAATTGACGCACAACTCATTCATGTTGAAACTGGGTCAGACTCAGCGACCGTTCGGATTCGCTTTACCAATCAACAAAAAAGTGTCAAACGCTCGGTTTATATTGTAGTCACAGCGAATATCGATGGCAAACAAATTTCCGTTGTAGGTGATACACTACCTGAAGATGCGATTCCCGAGTACAATACGGGAAAACGGTATCAATTCAAACACCAAATCGAACGAGAGTTTTCATTTCCACTTACTACGCAGGGAAGCAGTAAACCGGACTTCCAAGTGTACTTCTACGATGCAAATGGAAAAACCCTTGGTACTACGCAAGCACTAAAATCGGAAGGGTTATCGCCACGATGGGCGAAGCGGTTTGCCGAAGCGCTTCATCTATCCGAAAAGGCAGTCGAACAACCGAGTGACTTGGAAATCAGTATTCGTAAGTATCGCAGCAACGATGTTAGAGATTTTAATACCGCAGAAAAGTGA